Genomic DNA from Novipirellula galeiformis:
GGCGTTTTTCGTTTGCGAGGTTCGTCGTCGCGTGAGTGAGGCAGCGCCATTGCGATGCCTTCCACGTTGGAGTTCGCGTTACTCGTTACTCGTTACTCGTTACTCGTTACTCGTTACTCGTTACTCGTTACTCGTTACTCGTTACTTGGCTTTCGCAGCGGAGACGCGATACAGGTGTTCGCGAGTGCGGATCAAGAGTGAATCGCCTACGGGAACGGGGCTGGCGACGGTGAAGGGAGTGTTGTCATCGAGTTCGTTGGTGGCGACGAGCGAGGGTTCCTCCGCATCCAAGGGGCCGATCACAAATGTCACTGCGTCCTCTTGAGTAACGTACAAATGGTTACCCGCGACGAGGGGCGAGCTGGTAAAGCCATGACGCGACTTGGGAAGCTGGACTTGCCATTTGGTTTTGCCTGTTTGGATATCGAGGCAACTGATTTGGCCGCGATCGGATTTCCCATCCCCCACGACATAGACGTTGTTGCCGAGGGCGGCCGGCGTGGGGACGTCGCTGCCGATATCGTCGCGGAACCAAACGGTCGCCTCCTTGCCTTCGGCAAGCAATCGCATATTCACACCGGTCAATGTGGCTCCGCGTGCGTAGGGACAAACGATGATTTCGCCAGCAGCCACAGGCGAGGAGATTGAGCGAAAGTATTTTTCGGCGTCAGGATTAAATCCTCCAAGCACGCCGACTTGTTTACCGTTGTCGCGTGTGTGGAGCGTCAAGTGATCGGCGCCCATGACGGCGATCATCGGCTTGCCGTCGACGGTGACATTTAGCGGCGTGGTGTAACTCTGGGCCGATTCTTCGGGGGCATCGAGCGCGCGATCGGATTGCCAAAGCTTGTCACCGGATGTTTTGTCAAAGGCGACCAGGTAGCTTGGCCCGCTTTGCATGACGGCAACAACCACCGCTTGCTCGGTCAGCAGCGGGGATGTTCCCAGGTCCCACCACAATGTGTCTTCGCCAAATTTATCTTGCAGGTTGAGTTGCCACTTTACGTTGCCTTGCAGATCAACACAGGCCAAGTCGCCACTGCGGTAATAGGCGTAGACATGTTTGCCATCGGTGACGGGCGATGGATTGCTGCCGCTACCCTTTCGATGTTTGCCGCCGCGATCGGCTCCCAAAGCGACGCTCCATCGGGTTTCGCCTGTGTTCAGATCGAGGGCGGCAAGATGATTGTGTTCTGCGGATCCGTAAGTCAAAAAGGCGCTGGACCCGACGATGACTGGAGTGCTGCCACCCAAACCAGGCAGTTTGACTTTCCAATCCACGCCGGACGTTTCGCTCCACTGGGTGGGGAAGTGCTCGCCGGCGGCGACGCCATTTTGGGAACCTCCTCGCCATTGTGGCCACAGTTCTTCGGCCATGCAGGTGGTTTCCATGGCAAGGTTCATCAATCCGATGCCGGCGAGCCCCAGTGAAAACAGGGACGCGGCCACCCAATGATGACAGAACAGAGAAAGCTTTCGCATTGTAAGATTCACTTTAAAATGAGGGAGGTGGGCAAGGCGAGAGACGGGAGCGGGATGCGAAGCCATGCGTCACTCGAGAGCTCCGTGGCGTTGCGGTGACATTGCTGTGGTGTTGGCATTGCGTTGGGTGAATTCGCTCCCCACAACAGGATACGAAAACAGCGGCGCGCCAACAGGGTGACGAAAACCTTTGATTCAGGCAAAAACACGTAAAATACAGATCGAGGGCATGTTCGCTCTGTTAAAATTCTAGCGTGAACGGTTCATTCGGTGTCGCGACTTGGACTCCTTCTTTCCTTTGAAATTGATCTCAATCTTCATGGCTGGCAAAAACGGCTGTCAATCGTTGATGTACCGAACTAGGACTTGCTCGCTCCACGATGCGGATGGAGCTGAGCTGAGTCGATTCGAGTGGGAGTTTGGGGACCGGCGTCGACGGTGGTCCGCGGGATGCATTTATCTGCTAAGCCTAGCGCTGGTTGGTTGCTTGTTTCCTAGTGCATTGCAGGCGGGGCCCCGTGATGGTGGCATCTCGACCGCTGCGGAAACCCCTTCTCCAGCCGCGGCGAGTTCTGCGGAGCAATTGTCTGCGGACGATTACTCGCGTCGGCAACAGGCCACGATGCAAATGTGGCGGTTACGCGAAACGTCACGCCAAGCGGTTCAGGATGCCGCGCGTCATCCGGACCCCGAAGTGGCCGAGCGTGCGAGTTGGATTTTGCGTCAATGGCGACGCGGTTCTTTGCCGGAGACGCCTCCTGAATTGGCACGATTGCTACAGCAAAATGACGACCCTTCGGTGCTGGAAGAACTGCTTGAAATGGGCCAGTTTTCAGCGGTGGTTGTCGCGGTCGAGGAATCGGCCGGGACCGCTCAACGGACGTTGTTGCATCAGCGATTGGCGGCGGCATTGACGCGGCGTTTTCCAGTCTACGTGCGGCGTGCGGATCAAGAGGGCGGGTTGATCGATCTGTTGCGTTTGGTCGATTTGGTCGCGGACTCGAAAGAAATGGCAGTTTGTCGGATCCAATTGATGCAAGAGCTGGGGGTCGAGTTTGACGATGATTCGTTGCTGCCTCGAGCGGCGGAAGATTGGACGGAGTTGCTGCGCCAGGAAACGGAGGTCGTCGTGCTTGGGGTGCTGGGCCGATTGCCCGAAGCGAGCGAGCGGGCGCGTGCCTATGGCAATCATGCACTGCTCCGCGTTTGCCAGATGCTTCAGGGCGATTGGCAATCGATCGCCCGCGAAACGTCCGTTGCCGCAGGGCTTGCTGCTCCCGATTCTGCGGAGCGCAGTCGATTGTGGTGCCAAGCTTTGGTGGCGGCCGATCGCGCGGGGGATGATGCCATTGAAAAGATGGCCGTCGATGATTTGGTCTCGATGCCGGTCACGGCCGGTGACGTCTCGGTGGACATGCGTTGGAAGTGCTTGGCCAGTCATGGATTTGTGGACGAAGCGCTCGCGATCTTGAAGCAAATGGAAGATGCCTACGATGACGTAAAACGCTCGCGTTCGGATTCCGCGTCGATCGTCGCGATCGCAGCCTCTCGAACCGACCTTGCGTTTGAGATGTTGGGATACCCTTACGAGGATGTGGATTCCGAACTGATGACCTGGATCGCTGAGGCGATCGAAGAGCAGAAGCAGGATACGTTGGAGGCGAAAACGGTGGGCACGATTCCTCGGGTCGCTCCGAAATTGAATCGTTTATTGTCGCTGATGCGTTGTTTGTTGTCGGTCGGCCGGGAACAGCCCGCATGGACGATCGCCCGCGAGCTTTCCGATTCCGATGTGGTGGTGGGCAGCCAACGGGCGCGCGACAGCGTGCTGATCACATTGTTGACGACGAATCGTCAGGAGTGGCTGGCTCGCTTGGCGGTGCGTCCCGGTGAAAGCTCACTCCCCACCGAGACTGAGAGGCTGCTGATTGTGTCGCTCTCGGAAATGGATGCGAAGACCTGGGAAATGATGCTCGAATCGCTCTCGGAACTGATGCCAACGGTGGCAATGGATCGACGTGTTTCGATTCTGTTTGATTTATGCCGAGGCGAAATTCCTGTGGAATTTGAAGAGGCAAGCCGGTTTCGAACCTTCTATGAATCGCTTGCTTCCCCGCCGCCCTCGGGCCGGCGTGCGTTGGTGCGTCGCACGGTGCCACGACGCTTGAATCTCCAAGTCGCATCGTTCTTTTCGCGGTTGGGGCAAGTGGAGATTGCATCGGAAGTGTTGGCGACGCTGGCCGCCCAGGGGGACATCGGAGCGACATTTTCCATGGCCGAGCGTGAGCTTGATTTTGGCCGCGGCGAGAGTGCCGCCTCAGGATTTGAACGCATTTGGAACATGGTTTCCGCGACTTCGAGTTCGACTCATTCGTCGACCGCCATTCGCTATCTTCGACAAAATCCGGTTCAACTTAACTACGCCGTCAAAGCCACGGTGGGGCAATGGAATTTGGCTCGTCGTCAAGGGGATTCGCAGCTCGCTGAGCAGTTGGAGCGTCAAATACGCTTGCTCTTATGTTCACCGTCCACGGAATTGCGCAGCGTGTTGCTCGAGTATCTGGGCGAACGGGGCGAGAGATCGATTGCGTTGGAGGGTTATCGAACGCTGTTGCCGATGACCGCGTTTGGATCGGCCGGGACAACCGAGTTGTACGATGTCGCGCGTCATTACGCCGCCATCGTTCGTGAATCGGATCCGATCGAGGCGGCCCGTTGGTTTGATTTAGCGGTGGGAGGCACATTGGAAACGACCTATTTTCGTGCGGTGGCCTACATTTCGTTGCCGGTCTATGTGCGTCGTTGGTTGCTCGAAGGGGCGATCGAAAACGGCGATGCCGAACAAGTGCAACGGCATCTCGATCGGATCGAACGTTTGGATCCGTTGGACATTGACGTGGCTGAGCGGTTGATCCCCAAGATGCGAGAAAAGGGAATGGATGCGATCGCCGATGCGGCCTTTAATCGCGTGTGGGCATCCGGTCGTGCCTACGTCGCCGATTATCCCTTTGATGCAACCAAGACCAACAACCTCGCTTGGGTCGCGGCGATGAACAAACGCGAGCTCGAGGGAGCTGCAGCCTTGGCGGAACAAGCGGTCTATTTTGAACCCGACAGTGCCATTTATCGAGATACGTTGGCGGAAATTTTGTTCCTCTCCGACCGGGTGCCCGAAGCGTTACAGATCGAGACCGGGTGTTTGCTGGATGATCCTGGGCAATGGCATCTGCACGAACAGATCGAAAAGTATTCCGAGGCGATGCGTTAAATGAGTGAACTGCTGTCGGAGTCGTTGCTGCGTAAGATCTTGTTTGAACGGTCTTGGGATGCAGTCATCCTGTTTAACTCACAAGGGATCTTGGAGAGCAACGAGGCTGCAGCGGCAATGCTGCGAATGCCCGACACGGAATCGCTGGTCGGTCGCCAACCCGACGAGTTTTTATGCGACTATCAAACCGAAGGATCGTCGTTACGAGAAAAGCGTTTGCGGATCGAAGCGTTGCTTCGACAAAAGGAAAACCATCGCTTTGATTGGCTTTGTCGCCGCGCCGATGGCGACGAATTCGCCTGCGAGATTTCGTTGACCTCGGTTAAGTTGAGTAGCGGCGAAGGGTTCGTGGGCGTGTTCCGTGAACTGACCGAACGAACCATCGAGCGAGCCAAGTTACACCGCGTTCAGTCGCGTTTGAATCACGCCCTCAACGGTGGCAACGTGGGGCTTTGGGATTGGGATCTTGGTACCGACGAAGTCTTTTATTCGGACCAATGGCATCGGCAACTTGGCGAAGTTCCTGGCACGTTGTCGCAATACGTTGATTGGGAATCACGAGTCCATCTCGACGATTTGCCGGGAGCGATCCAGCGGGTCCAAGATCTGTTCGCCAGTCCACGCATTGAATACGAGTCTTCCTTTCGCATGAGGCATGCGTCCGGCGAGTTTCGCTGGATCTTGGCTCGCGGGAAAGTGTACCGCGATACTGCGGGGCAACCGACTCGGTTGCTCGGAGTTCATCTCGATGTAACGGACCAGAAGCAGCACGAGCAACGACTCAGCAAGGAATTGCATCTTAGCGAAGTGATGCTGCAAACGCTCGAGTCCACGCTGAAGATCACATCGTTGGAAGAACTCTGTACGACGGTTTGCAAGCAGGCTCGGCGTTTGTTGGGAGCTGAGATTGCGGGCATCGATTTGTGCCATTCGCTCAACCAAAAACTCGAAGTGCATGGACGCTCGTATTCGTCGAAGTATCAAGACGCCATGCCCTCGGAAGCCGTGCCGTCCACGGCGCCAGAGCAATGGAAACGACCGCAGGCTGCAAGCCCGGTTCCCGACGACATCGCTTCGTGTGAACTTTTTCGCAACCTGGATCACGAGGGGGTGCTGTTGACCCCGCAGCAACTGCAAACGCATCCGCTGGGGGCGGCATTGGTACAGCGGACGCCGCATCGTCCTGGGCTGCGTGGTTTGTTGGCGTGCGCGCTTTATGATGGTGACGAACGGACGCTCGGCGCGATTTGGCTTTCCGACAAAGAGGAGGCAGACTTTGATCCGGGTGATCAAGCGGTGTTTCGTCAATTAGCCTATGTCGTCTCGATTTTGATCGTGCGTTTGCATGCCGAACAGGAATTGCGGGATCAAAAGGAGTTGCTCGATGAGAGTAACGAAGAATTGGAGCAGTTTGCCTATGTGGCCTCCCATGATCTTCAGCAACCGTTGCGTGCGATTTCCAACTATGCCGAGTTCATCGAGGAAGACTTTGGCGAAGTCTTAGGGGACGAAGGCAGACGGTTCCTGCGACTGCAAGTCGCGGCAGCGAAACGGATGAAGAAGTTGATCGATGATTTGCTTCAGTATTCGCGCGTCAGTCGTGATGAGGCGTTTTTCAGCGAGGTTGATTTTCAGGAGGTCGTGGAGGAAGCCATTCGTCGTTTGGAAGTGGCGATTGCTGAAACCGGAGCGGTCATTCGTTGTGAAGCCTTGCCGGTCGTTCGTGGGATCGAATCGCGTTTATGTCAATTGATGCAAAATTTGATCGGGAACGCGATCAAGTACAAAGCGGCCGACCGCAATCCGGTGATTACGATCTCCGCAACGGAGCAATCCGAACATTGGTTGTTTACGGTCGAAGACAATGGCGTCGGGATCGATGCCAAATTTTATACCGAAGTCTTTCAAGTTTTTCGTCGTCTTCACGATGGCGGGAACATCGAAGGCACCGGCATCGGTTTGGCACTTTGCAAACGAATCGTCCAACGGCATGGTGGCGGCATTTGGGTGCAAGCGGCTGCTCAGGAAGGGAGCCAGTTTTGTTTTCAAATTTTAAAGTAACGGCGCGTATTTGAAACGAACCAATGATGGATGAGACGAAGAGTCTACGGATTTTGTTGATTGAAGACGCCGAGTTTGAAGCGGAAGTTTTTCAACGTGCATTGCGTTCGTGTGACTTCGCGCATTCGATGGTGCGCGTCGCCAATGGAGAAGATGCACTGAGTTTGCTGCGCCGCGAACGCGGGTACGAGGATGCGGAGATGCCGCATGTCGTCTTGTTGGATCTGCATTTGCCGAAGATGAGCGGACGCGATGTGTTGCAAGCGATCCGTAGCGATGCTTCGTTGG
This window encodes:
- a CDS encoding response regulator, whose translation is MDETKSLRILLIEDAEFEAEVFQRALRSCDFAHSMVRVANGEDALSLLRRERGYEDAEMPHVVLLDLHLPKMSGRDVLQAIRSDASLAHLFVIVCSASEEPNDVKQCYQASANAYITKPLGIVALREMMNKLGDFLLTVATLPPR
- a CDS encoding outer membrane protein assembly factor BamB family protein, whose amino-acid sequence is MRKLSLFCHHWVAASLFSLGLAGIGLMNLAMETTCMAEELWPQWRGGSQNGVAAGEHFPTQWSETSGVDWKVKLPGLGGSTPVIVGSSAFLTYGSAEHNHLAALDLNTGETRWSVALGADRGGKHRKGSGSNPSPVTDGKHVYAYYRSGDLACVDLQGNVKWQLNLQDKFGEDTLWWDLGTSPLLTEQAVVVAVMQSGPSYLVAFDKTSGDKLWQSDRALDAPEESAQSYTTPLNVTVDGKPMIAVMGADHLTLHTRDNGKQVGVLGGFNPDAEKYFRSISSPVAAGEIIVCPYARGATLTGVNMRLLAEGKEATVWFRDDIGSDVPTPAALGNNVYVVGDGKSDRGQISCLDIQTGKTKWQVQLPKSRHGFTSSPLVAGNHLYVTQEDAVTFVIGPLDAEEPSLVATNELDDNTPFTVASPVPVGDSLLIRTREHLYRVSAAKAK
- a CDS encoding PAS domain-containing sensor histidine kinase, with amino-acid sequence MSELLSESLLRKILFERSWDAVILFNSQGILESNEAAAAMLRMPDTESLVGRQPDEFLCDYQTEGSSLREKRLRIEALLRQKENHRFDWLCRRADGDEFACEISLTSVKLSSGEGFVGVFRELTERTIERAKLHRVQSRLNHALNGGNVGLWDWDLGTDEVFYSDQWHRQLGEVPGTLSQYVDWESRVHLDDLPGAIQRVQDLFASPRIEYESSFRMRHASGEFRWILARGKVYRDTAGQPTRLLGVHLDVTDQKQHEQRLSKELHLSEVMLQTLESTLKITSLEELCTTVCKQARRLLGAEIAGIDLCHSLNQKLEVHGRSYSSKYQDAMPSEAVPSTAPEQWKRPQAASPVPDDIASCELFRNLDHEGVLLTPQQLQTHPLGAALVQRTPHRPGLRGLLACALYDGDERTLGAIWLSDKEEADFDPGDQAVFRQLAYVVSILIVRLHAEQELRDQKELLDESNEELEQFAYVASHDLQQPLRAISNYAEFIEEDFGEVLGDEGRRFLRLQVAAAKRMKKLIDDLLQYSRVSRDEAFFSEVDFQEVVEEAIRRLEVAIAETGAVIRCEALPVVRGIESRLCQLMQNLIGNAIKYKAADRNPVITISATEQSEHWLFTVEDNGVGIDAKFYTEVFQVFRRLHDGGNIEGTGIGLALCKRIVQRHGGGIWVQAAAQEGSQFCFQILK